From the Paucidesulfovibrio longus DSM 6739 genome, the window ATCCAGGCCACCCAGAGCAGCGGCAGACAGACCAGGATGGCCCAGGCCAGTCCGTCGCGCGGGCGCTCTTCCTTGCGCAGTTCATGGATGTGCTTCCAGGCGAACCAAAGGATCTGGAGCACGAACACGCCGACGCCGATGTACAGGGAGTTCATCCAGCGCCAGACGATGATGTCGTTGATCGTATCGACCTTGATGACCAGGATGGGAAAGGTCAGAAATACGAACCAGAGACTTACGAGCAGGGCTTTGATGAGGTTTTTCATGCTCGTCTCCTAGACCTTCTGGGTGGAATCCTTGCCCAGGATGCCCTCGGGCCGGAAGATGAGAATCAGCACCAGGAGCGCGAAAGCGAAAACGTCCTCGTAGTCCGAGGAGACGTAGCCCGTGGCGAAGGCCTCGGTCCAGCCGAGCACCAGCCCGCCGAGCATGGCTCCGGGCACCGATCCGATGCCGCCGAGGACCGCCGCGGTAAAGGCCTTAACGCCGACAATGAAGCCGAAGTAGAAGTTGATCTGCCCGATGTGCGAGGCGATGAGCACGCCGCCGATGGCCGCCAGGGCCGAACCGATCACGAAGGTGGCCGAGATGACGCGGTCGACCTTGACCCCGACGAGCATGGCCATCTTGCGGTTCTGGGCGGTGGCGCGCATGGCCTTGCCGAGGCGCGTGTACTTGATGAACAGGGTCAGACCCACGCAGACGACCGCCGTGGCCCCGATGATGAATATTTCAGAAGAACTCAGGAACGACCGGAAAGGCTGCATGAAGCCAAGATCCGGGGTCAGTTTCCTGAAGGGCAGGAAGTCCGAGGTCTGCGCCAGCAGCACGTAGTTCTGCA encodes:
- a CDS encoding branched-chain amino acid ABC transporter permease; the protein is MDYFLELFFGGLTRGSIYALVALGYTMVYGIIELINFAHGEIYMIGAFTGLIVAGVLGSLGFPVLGILFVALACAVVWSAAYGYTVEKIAYKPLRNAPRLSPLISAIGMSIFLQNYVLLAQTSDFLPFRKLTPDLGFMQPFRSFLSSSEIFIIGATAVVCVGLTLFIKYTRLGKAMRATAQNRKMAMLVGVKVDRVISATFVIGSALAAIGGVLIASHIGQINFYFGFIVGVKAFTAAVLGGIGSVPGAMLGGLVLGWTEAFATGYVSSDYEDVFAFALLVLILIFRPEGILGKDSTQKV